agaagaTTTAGTACATTAATAAAATGCTAATAAAGTTAGAGCCCAAAAGACCTTATTTGCATCAGGTTGTCAATATCCTCCTGCAGAAACTTTCGTACATGTGACGTTGGATCAATGAATACAGCCAATTAATTCATTCCACTACTTGCTTCATTTGCTATGCAATCAGCATTGTTACTTTCCCTCAAAacatattattttgaaatttaaattgtcATTCTCTATTACACTACTCATGATTCAGTCAGACTTCGACTATACTGTTTGTTGCAAAGTCATTCCTAATAATATCAATCAACAGGGCATTGTCACTTTCCACTTTAACCTATCCAAAACCTCTCATCCATGTTAGCTTCAAGCCTTCAAGGATAGCCCGAGCTTCAATTTGGAAGATATCAATCGTACCTCTAACCATTTCAAAACCCACCAACCACCCTCTGCTTGGTCCTCTAAGCATTCCACCTATTGTTGCCTATTGTCTACTTGTCAACATCAAGCCATCAATATTATTCTTGACTCATCCCGGTTCAGGCTTTTGCCAACTATTTTTTGTCCTTGACTTGCATGTCATTTGCTCTATGTTGCCATTGGTTCCAAATGATCTTGCCCATGTCATAACCGAAGCTATTAAATTTTGACTACTCCGCTAGCATTTTTGAAGATAAAAGTCATTACATTTCTTTCAAAGGAACCAAGTGACCATTGCAAAAAAACGTCAACCATTTGCTTCCTCTGAATTTTAATTCCTTTTTTTCTTGATATTATAGTGAATTCATCTCTTAATGTtgagttaaagaaaaaaaaaactccaaatttGCTTAGGAACCAATGCTTTCCAAATAGACTGAACAAAACCGCAGTCCCCCACCAAGTGAATTGTCGTTTCCACAGACCAACCACATTGTTCGCAAAAGGGAGTCAATGTCATACCTCTCCTTGTACAATCCTCGTTGGTCAAAAAGTTTATTTTGGATAAGCAACCATAGAAAAACTTGCACCTTTTGAGGTGTCACAACTCTCTAAATTAATCTGTCATACCCAAACTGCCTTGGTCCACTAGTGTTTAAGAAATGCTTATACATTTCTGCAAGAGAGAACTTCCTTGCCGACAACCATTGCCAAGAGATTTGATCAGAATCCAACTCCCTCAACATGTGTTGCAAGCACATATTCGGACAACAATATCTTTGGGGAGCACATAGATAACCATTATGTATTCCATTCTCCTTTAGACGTCACTAGGTCACACATGTAAAAAGTTTCATCTAGAGGTTCATTACCAATATACTATAGTTTTAACGGACTCAGGATTCATtatgttttataatttaaataattttattcaaataaatacatggatTTTTTCACTTTcacattataaaatttaatattaattattgtaAGTGGTTGGTAAAATGATTTGCCTCCACATTTTCAGTGCACCATTATAATGAATGTCAATTATTTTGTTCTGattattgatatttgagttggtagcaaaaattttaaaattaaatagtattaatttaatttaatttaatttatatagattgtagataaattttaaattctaaaatcaATTATGTTTAAATCGGATTGAatttattaaactaaaattaGTATATAGACAATCCAATAGAGGAAAAAATTATTTGGATTAAGAATTGGAAAGTAACCACAATTAAACCGCGAATCTAGAAAAAAAAAACTGATAAAAAATGGATCAGGCCGTTTTCCAAAATTTTGGGCTTTATCAGCCTGGTCCAAGCCCAATACTTAAAAAACCTAATTCCCAGCCCAAAATGaaaggaaagaaataaaataataagtaaaagatTAAAGACCCCCAATACCCTACCTGCCAAAACCCACCAAAAGGGCCCCCTCAAGCTGCCCTTGCCCTCGCCATTCGTCGACCACTGTGGACGCGAGATCTTGTTGATATCCTTTTTGTTTTGCTCAATACTTGGGGTTTTACTTATGGATTGTTAGTAGTGTTTGTTAATGTTACTATGTGTTtataaattttttgttaaaatcTATTATAGTCCCTATATTTCCATAGAATTTGAGATTCAGTCCTTgtactttaaaagttaaaaattcaattcacttttataatttttcaatttagaattCCTAGTCCAATCGATATAGTCATTGGTagttttctattaaaaattttcaacttaacATATTTATTTTCCATCAATCATATGATATGTCACATGAGGATAACTTAATCAACATATTATATTGTCaaattttttacaaaaaataGAGTAATAAATGTAACATCAGATATCCTATCCCGGTCATTGGACTCGAGCTACGAGGATGTTACGAAGATAATGAACAAATACATGTAAATTCGACATTTAGCAATCAAAACAAGCATTAAAACATTCGTAACTCAAGTATGCAATGATTTACACATCAATCCGAGTCTCaaacgagcttacgaaagctcttaaaACATCTTGGGAATAAatagggacttaattgtaaaattaaaaaaatatatgaaaatttcagTAAACAAGAGTCACACAACCATGTGGTTAGAATGTTTGACAAACTGAGGCTGTGTGGTGCAGAGTCACCCGACCGTGTAACAAACTATGGTTGTGTCAATAACCATGCATCTAAATTACCGGTAGCACACAGTCGTGTCGATTTCAATGATTGAATTGACATTTTTAAATCAAAGTAGTTGGAGGACTTAATTTCTAACTTtgagtacaaggactaaatcttAAATTTTGACAAAGTATGGGAACTAACAACATATTTTAATGcaattttttcttagaatttttaacctatttttttattttttcctttttttaatagtAAATTGATTAGACCGATGATTGAATCGATTGGACCGGAATTTGATGGTCTAACTTGTTAAATCACTAATTCTCATTAGGGATAAGTATAACTTTAAATTCCTAGTTTCAGATTAAAATCCgatttaatatattttcattagGGACCTTATATTTTCTAATTCTAATATGATTTCATGACaagttttacatttattcaatttggtttccaatgtaacaaaattaacaaactaactaaattaactttacaatctagttcttttcataatctaagcttaaaatttatcaatttcaagcctaattCTTTAAGAAATCAACAACGGTAATTTTCTAAAACTTTAACATATTCACAAATTGGTACACGAGCTAGataaatcaagctctcatgacctcaaatctataaaaattacaagaaaataactAATTTATATGGTTGAATGTTAGAGACCCTTGAAGGTTTCTAATTTTCTTTCTTTGTGGTGGACGGCGAAGAGATTGAAGATAGAAGAGAAATTTCCTCTTTCTTTCCACGATGTTATATATATAGGTTAATTAGTTTAACTAATTATACTTAATTAACTTAACAAATCACTAATCATGcttaatgaatttaacattaTCATCCACTAATCCCTATTTGAAAATGATTTATTTACTATTTTGGACCTTTGACTAATTGCCATATAAATCCCCAAGTCTTTtgtcaattaaaattttatagcgattggacttttacgatttaatccgtAAGCCTTAATGAActattaatttggtaaaattactatatCAATCTTTAAACGATTTTTATAGtagctccataaatatttaatatttatgaactcaACCTACGGAGATAGAATTCTGAAACTGTATTTTTCGATACCATTAAAAACCACGTCATTACACCGTAATCATGTATCAATGAAAATATAACAAAGATAAGTGGATAAACTTAGAAGATTAAAGCTCACTTTTGTTGGCTATAAAGGGTTGAGAACATCCTTTGTTGGTTGTTGATTTTGAGAGCTAATTAAACTTGTTCTATATTGGAGAACATTTTGTTAAGGTAATTCGTTTGTACTTTCACTTTACTATTAGAGTGATTATTCCTTTATTTGAGTGACGGTGTTTGAGGGGGTGGGGTGcaaataattatataacaataAAGTTTCAATTATCTTTTGTGAGAGTTGATAGATTTAACTTAAATCACTCATTGTACCGTAAAATTATTTAAGGAGTTCATTCTTCTTTTTTAaaacaatttcattataggttttttttttaaatcatattTGATCTTTTTTGACATAATATTTAGAACTAATTATAGTTCCTCCTTAACtcataaatagaaggataatgtgTTTTAATTTACTCGAATCTACATCTTTCAGTATTAACAACAATACCCATACTAATCAAATAAAAACTCAATCAGATATTAACTTAAACAACTTGAAACCATTGTATTTTCAAGTTTTGTTGGGTTGTGAAAACTCATACATAATACATGCATGCATGCAAGCCCACTTTATTATCTTTGAGAAaacattttctctttatttatttatttattttgaaatacaTTCGTATAATAATAGAAATCTATTCTTACTGTACTCATAACTCCTATGTGTTTATTTAATAGCTAACTATTTCATCAATCTTTAAATGCCCAATTTGATTATccaaattaatattgaacatcTAGCATTTCAACTTAGATCTAATTCGCGTAGATCCCCAAAAATACCAATCAATTATTTGAAATAATTTTTGTCCCTCACAAATCAAAGGCAGTATAGTAGCTGTAGGCAAAGTAAATATAACGTTTTGAGAACGAAATTCGTAAATTGTACTGCAAATTGGattgtaatttatttttttatttaaaaaattagaaaattagttattatatgttaaatcaaaaaaaattattttttattaaaatttatttttactgttaaaagaTAATCTTTAtacattaattatgttaattttaacagtaaaatagataaataattaTCCATTCTTTGAACTAATTTATAGAGTATAATCGATGATACTTTAGTAAAGGAATGATTGAAAATCAGACTCTAAATGTAAATATAATGGATGAGTATCCATATTATGTGGAATCAAGATTTAGGCGTATGTTTGAGAAATGTAATAATGGACTATAAATATAATTTACAGGCTAGGGTAAATTGGTGGGCGACAGTAGCCTCTTTCTTCCTTAAATAATTTGGTCCCAATGTCTGCATGTTTTCACGTGTCCTGCCATCACCATTGCCGTTAATTACAGCATCAGCTACTGCATAGGATTCTAAGGAcccaaatataataaataattaaattacataattttaaaaaattgaaagtaTCCTTTTCCAATCCCCTCTTTGTTGGTTGTTTCCCTCACTCTCATGCCTGTTCACTGGATCCCACTTTCTTTTCACATTTCACTTTCATTAATATCAATTATCATACCCTGTTTTAAATCTTCTTCCATTTTTAAATAATTCATTTCCAAAATCCCATTTTAAATGTGTAAATAATATTAACATTTGGTTAAATTGGTCCAAACTATACAAATATTTATATGTTTTccaacttcttcttcttcttttttataaaaaatgactcatttttcttaaaatattgtttggtTTCCACTCaaatcatatgtatatatttagtgcagacacacacacacacacacacacacaaaaaaaaggaCTAATCTGTGTCTTACTTAAACTAtggtattattatattttagtattcATTTTTTGTTTTCCTAAATATTTATCTGCCAAAGGAGTTTTATAGAAATACATATAAAAAGGTGATTGATGAAAGTTTGACTTGATAAGAAAGTCAAACAGATCAACGGCTGCAGGAGACAAATGAAGTCGGTTGAAAAGTAACGACAACctcaaaaaaacaacaaaaaagaaatgaaacttttgaattaaaacataaggagaaaaaaagaagaagcaaataAACCAAGAAAATTTCTTCAACTTTATATTCAAGCTTTGCCTTTTGCTAAgagaattaaaaaaaacaaaaacaaagccTTTTATTATTCCTATTAAAGTTTAAATCATTGAGTAAATaagtttattattaaaaattaaaataaataaagaaataataatttttattttataattagttcattaaatttaaataatataccaAGTACAAGTGCAAGTGcatgaataaaaatatatatatttggtggaATGGGAGCAATTAAATGTTAATTCAAAAAAGCAGCAAGAACTTAACCTTAATGGTACATTTATGAGTTGGGGTCTCATTGGACAGTGACTTCACTTGCCACCAAAAGGGGTGTGGTGGGCTATCTTTTCTCTTCCATGACAGGACAAAATTCTTGATAAATGAGAGAGAGAAACAAAGAAGGCATCAGATAGAGATAGAGATAGAGAAAGGGCAGCTATGGTGTTTTTTGAGTGTTTGTTTTGTTTTTGCAGCCCTTCTAGTCCTCTCCCATTTTACAGAACCCCCCAAAACCCAAAAGGAAAGATAGtgtaaaaggaaaagaaaaatgttTGATGGAGTGCCAGACCATCTTCATCAATTCATAGGAGCGTCATCAGCATCAGCTAGAACCACCACCACTCTCCTTCTCCctctctctttcacttcttcaaATGGTTTCACTTCCTTTGACCCTTTGTTCACTTCTTCATCAAACTCCCATCATCAGCAAGTGCCCCCTCAgctgcatcatcatcatcatcatcatcatcatcatcagcagcagcagcagcagcagcagcctCAGTTGTTGCAGTCATTGCACCAGCAGAAGAATAATGAAGAGAGTACCACCAGTTTGGTAGGTATGAACATGGAGATTAATGGAAGAGATCAGAGATCCATTGCTGAACCGATTGATaatcttcatcatcatcatcatccttGGTCTAATGATGAAGTCCTTGCACTGTTGAAGGTCAGATCTAGCATAGAAAATTGGTTCCCAGAATTCACTTGGGAACATGTCTCAAGGTATATACATACAAACTATACATATATCCATTtcatgttttcttttcttttcttttcttctcttttctaatAGATAGAgtcccttcaaattttgatgaATGAAACAATCAAATTGGATAGTATTAAATCATCTACATTAACCCTTGTGGGGATATCATTATTTATGAGCCGTTGTTaataaaagagagagagagagagaaaagggatactgataattaaataaaaaaaaaaaccttggtaTAGTATTTTATAAGTGAATAATTGATAGTAAAATAGAAAGAATAAGTGTTTGATATATAAATATAGGCATGCAGCTTTGTAATggttcaattatatatatatgtgcacacAATTATGGTGGGTGCAGGAAGTTGGCAGATCTTGGGTTCAAGAGGAGTGCAGACAAATGCAAAGAAAAATTTGAAGAAGAAAGCAGATATTTCAACAGCATCAATTGCAGCAAAAACTACAGGATCTTTAGTGAACTTGAAGAACTTTATCAAGCTGAGAATCCTCCACCTCCACCTCCACCTccgcctcctcctcctcctcctcatcATCATAGCCAGCAGCAGCAGGTGGCTGTTGTTGCAGATGAAAACAACAAAAATGTGGAAAAGTCAAGGGAAGATGAGGACAATATGGGTCAGAATTTGGAAGCTGATTCAAGAAATATTGATGAATTATATCAAACTTCACCAGCAAACAACACTGCAATGTCATCAGATCAGGATAACAAAAAAGTGGTTGAAAACAAAGCAAACTATGATGATAACAAGGCTGCTGCTGCTGCCAACAACAACAAGAAGAGGAAAAGGGTGAAGAAACTTGAGTTGTTCAAAGGGTTTTGTGAAGATATTGTGAACAAGTTGATGATCCAACAGGAAGAGATGCATAATAAGCTGATTGAAGATATGGTGAAGAGAGATgaagaaaaagttgcaagagaAGAAGCTTGGAAGAAGCAAGAGCTGGATAGGATTAACCAGGAGCTTGAACTTAGAGCCAAGGAACAAGCTATTGCTGGTGATAGACAGGCCACCATAATCAAATTCTTGAGCAAATTTTCACAAACTGGATCCTCTAAGAAGCAATGTTTTGGAAGGGTTAATGAAGATGTTGTCAAGGTACCAAGTGAATGTTCAAATCCTCCTATTGCTTCTTCATCTCCTTTAGTGGCAGTAGCAGAAAACCCTAATCCCATTGTCACTGACCAAAACAAAGTTGATCAAGTTTCTACCACTTCTCCATCTTCTATGAACCTCGCCCATCAAAACAAACAAAGCATGCCCATATCCATGACAGAAAGTCAAGCTCCTCAAAACCCTAATCCGGAAACACCTGATACTTCATCATTAGCTCCGCAAAACCCTAATTCTGTCAGTGCTGAAAGCAATCCATTACCGCCCACTTCACCATTGACGGTAAATAAAGCTCCCCAAAACCCTACGTCCAATGAGAAAGAAGATCTTGGAAAGAGATGGCCAAGAGATGAAGTGTTGGCATTAATAAACCTGAGGTGCAGTCTTTATAACAACGGTGACCATGAGAAGGAAGGAACAGCCATAAAAGCTCCTCTATGGGAAAGAATCTCACAAGGGATGTTAGAATTGGGCTACAAGAGAAGTGCAAAGAGGTGCAAAGAGAAATGGGAAAACATAAACAAGTACTTCAGAAAAACCAAAGATATCAACAAGAAGAGGTCCCTTGACTCAAGGACATGCCCTTATTTTCATCAATTAAGCACTTTGTACAGTCAAGGAACACTTATAGCACCTTCTGATGGGCCGGAAAATCGCTCGCCGTTGCCGGAAAACCACTCAAAATTGCCAGAAACCGGTAAGGATTCATGTCAAAGGGGAGACAAGGATTCAACTGTGCATGTTTCGGGAGGTAATGAGACAAACATGGTTATTCAAGTACCAGGTTTTGAATTTGAATTCTGAATCACATTACATTTTTGTGTGTACGTTAAATTACTTTTGGTATTACAATCGCTAATGACATTATTAATACTACAATATTAGAAATAATAGTACTTTTTTTGggttgaaaattaatttttaattttcttagAGAATCTAATGTAAACTTTCATGGAGGATATATGTTTAAACTTGTACTGTAGTGACCACCGACAATTTGGGAAATGACAATTTAATTTCAGGTCAGGCCTACTTTCATTTTATAATTATTGATTAATGCTTCTAATTCTTTCATTTTACGAGTTTAGTTCTATTTTTAAGGGCCCGGCGAATTCAAAGGGATAGGTAGGGCTGGATGAAAGGGTATATTTTGCTTTTGGATCCTCTTAAACATTAATTGTTCAATTCAATCCTTTTATTTAACTTCAACCTCAACAACTTACATTCCACCCTCCAAATAAAAAATCCTAATTTTGTTGATGATAATTTCAATAGAGATTGTTATTTACTAAATGTAGGAAGGACAGTGTTCAGGCGCAGTTCACTGTTCCAtgccaaataaaataaaaacaatgctGAAAGAAGTTGGGAATCTTTTCAGCCAAGAAAATGAGGTTTTGTACACTAGTTGCTGGAACATTTCAGAAACATAACAGATATTTCTACATATAATCTGGATATATTCATAAATGCTTTTCACACTCTAAATTAATTTTATGCCAAATGTTTTATCTAttataataacaatttttttatacatgaaattgaaattttcaaccaataggttcaaaaaaaattgttatatttgataaatcaatgatattttaaaagagtttgaaaattatttttattttgtatttgatacaaaattttcaaaataaaaatattgaaactTATCACTTTATATAGAAAATggtaaattgattttattttaaaaatatatatttgaaataaattatctttttaaagaataaattcaaaattatcatATTTGACTTTTCCTTAAaactatttttattaattttactaaAAAACATACTTTTAAGTATAAATTTTTACCCAAAAACATACTTATGTCAATACTTACTTTTATTAAATTTACTAAACAAATTTTCTaatataaattcttttatttACATATGTTACTACTTAAGTAAAAGCTAACTAGATATTATAACTTGCATTATTTGTTGGCAGGTTTGACCAACAGATCTTGATTATTTACTTACATATTTTTTAGGATTTTGACTAGCAAATCACTATATTATATTTAGAGATGAGATTGAATCAAGTAATGTAAGTTTTCAAGAGTCCTAATTTAATCTATTTACTTTATTTAAAGAGATGTTGCTTTTGAAGAAGTTAAAGTCAAGAAAAGACTCTTTTGAAAAGACTTAATATTTATCAAGTTTTCTTAAGTGAAGAGATTTATTTTTCTTCAAAGACTAGGTCAAGAAGATCTTAGTTTATTCTATTCCATATTGAAGATATGATCAAGCTAAATTTAAGGAAATTAAATATTCATATTGATTGTACTCTAGCAAGCCACTAACAGTACTTTTGGTTCGTTGGAATGGAATATAGTATGAATATAATGACtatttaattaaaatagaataaagagGTAATAGGGATCACGTTGTTTGGTTGATTGAATAGAATATATGAATAATGGTATTACATCGTTTGGTTGATTAAAATGCCATAAAAGAATAGataaggaatatatatatatatatataaagtgatCCATTTACCCTTAAGTGAAATCAATAATATTTTTGTttatgttatgaatatcttattaagtggatgtctgtAATACCCCTTAACCCTAAACCGTCACCGGATCAGGGCTACAGAGCATTATCGGACATATTGGACAACTTaaaaataattcataaataaataacatttgtAGCATAGTTTAACTTTTAAGTCTTTATaatagaccctcgaggcccaaaatacgtatAGGAGTGGaacgaattttttttttcaaaatttcggcagcatttctgcttattttgtaTAAAACCCCCTGTAAGTTCAAACCAAAAACAACCAATACCATATATCCTATATAAACTTTTGTACCATTTCATTAGTATAAACAGTAAAATACTAATTACCATTTTTATTTACAACAAAAGTCTTGTAAAATTCTGATGTGATCAaaataacacctatgtacatgtcacttttaattcaaaacatggTACCTACTTATGAAGCTCTTGAGGATGTGATGAGATGAGAGATCTTCTAGCCGACTCTACCTCTTCGAGTCTAACTGTACCTACACGTTAAAATTAAACGCGTTAAACCGGTAAAGACTTAGTAAGCACTACAAGAATAAATAGGCAGATAAatcctattaaaatattataatctcatttgatcaatatatatttatatgcatataAGTTTCTTTAGCTGTATCttatattaacaaaatttaatttattattatataagttATAAAACTTACCTTAGTACATTGATAATTGACTTTGGTTCACAACTTATAATTTTAACCCAAAGTAGACTTTATAGAACACACTGGATATATGGAACAAATACAGAAGTGCATTATTATGCACAAACGAACAGAGAGCACTAAAGTGCTATACAGAGAGCACAGATGTGCTAAACAGAGAGAACTTAACGTGCTAATAATAGAACGGAGAGTACTAATATGCTAATAATCAGAGAGCGTGCTAGAGttccttaatggcatgccactaaTATCCTAGTAGTTCTAAACTCATCTACTTAAAActgaatttcatacatttaaatacTTTACATAAATATCTCGAAAAAGATTTCTCATTTCTTCATCATTACAATTTAGTGCATATTACACAATTCACAAATATCACATCTTTTTCACACATATACTTTTGTCACAATATTATTACTTAATGTTCAAACAATATAACTTCTTATTTTCTCCAAttataattttcttttcaaatttcataattccataatctattattattattattatttatttacttataaatttaaatatatacatatatattacattttatttttaaataattctaTACTACAATAtaagcatttaaataaaattaatttaaaaaaatcttgTAGTACTTACAACAAAAGATTGAGATGATGTCCTCCTTCACTCCTTagccttctcttttcctttttcttcaattaggtcctctcctttcttttctttctctt
This is a stretch of genomic DNA from Gossypium arboreum isolate Shixiya-1 chromosome 11, ASM2569848v2, whole genome shotgun sequence. It encodes these proteins:
- the LOC108473733 gene encoding trihelix transcription factor GTL2 — its product is MFDGVPDHLHQFIGASSASARTTTTLLLPLSFTSSNGFTSFDPLFTSSSNSHHQQVPPQLHHHHHHHHHHQQQQQQQQPQLLQSLHQQKNNEESTTSLVGMNMEINGRDQRSIAEPIDNLHHHHHPWSNDEVLALLKVRSSIENWFPEFTWEHVSRKLADLGFKRSADKCKEKFEEESRYFNSINCSKNYRIFSELEELYQAENPPPPPPPPPPPPPPHHHSQQQQVAVVADENNKNVEKSREDEDNMGQNLEADSRNIDELYQTSPANNTAMSSDQDNKKVVENKANYDDNKAAAAANNNKKRKRVKKLELFKGFCEDIVNKLMIQQEEMHNKLIEDMVKRDEEKVAREEAWKKQELDRINQELELRAKEQAIAGDRQATIIKFLSKFSQTGSSKKQCFGRVNEDVVKVPSECSNPPIASSSPLVAVAENPNPIVTDQNKVDQVSTTSPSSMNLAHQNKQSMPISMTESQAPQNPNPETPDTSSLAPQNPNSVSAESNPLPPTSPLTVNKAPQNPTSNEKEDLGKRWPRDEVLALINLRCSLYNNGDHEKEGTAIKAPLWERISQGMLELGYKRSAKRCKEKWENINKYFRKTKDINKKRSLDSRTCPYFHQLSTLYSQGTLIAPSDGPENRSPLPENHSKLPETGKDSCQRGDKDSTVHVSGGNETNMVIQVPGFEFEF